Proteins from a single region of Corynebacterium pseudogenitalium:
- a CDS encoding DUF3000 domain-containing protein, with product MNSDTTSPSESASTPAEFTAAVESMHKAQVRPEISIGTIRPPQRPAPFSHAVGLEVIQTKPDQGDAFGRLILLHSPDAEEAWEGSMRLVAYIQADMDDAVAADPLLPDVAWQWLNESLDGNGAGFTNLGGTVTSTASVRYGEIGGPPRAYQLEMRASWTAEGIDLSSHVEAFANVLSLVAGLPPEGVRTIS from the coding sequence ATGAACTCGGATACCACCTCCCCAAGCGAGAGCGCGTCGACTCCTGCGGAGTTCACCGCAGCGGTCGAATCGATGCATAAGGCTCAAGTGCGCCCAGAAATCTCCATCGGTACCATTCGGCCTCCTCAGCGGCCTGCACCGTTTAGCCACGCCGTTGGGCTTGAGGTTATCCAGACCAAGCCAGACCAAGGTGACGCGTTCGGTCGCCTCATCCTGCTTCATTCCCCCGACGCCGAAGAGGCCTGGGAGGGTTCAATGCGACTAGTCGCCTATATCCAGGCAGATATGGACGATGCTGTCGCGGCGGATCCACTTCTCCCCGATGTGGCATGGCAGTGGCTTAACGAGTCGCTCGATGGCAATGGGGCCGGGTTTACCAACCTTGGAGGTACGGTAACCTCCACAGCTTCCGTCCGCTACGGGGAGATTGGCGGCCCTCCGCGGGCGTACCAATTGGAGATGCGCGCATCTTGGACAGCTGAAGGAATTGATCTGTCATCACATGTGGAAGCGTTTGCAAATGTCCTCAGTTTAGTGGCGGGTCTGCCACCCGAAGGTGTGCGAACCATTTCGTAG
- a CDS encoding HRDC domain-containing protein — MEVNLSYTFVDHPSQFAEVADRLAEGLGPFCIDTERAGAYRYDDRAFLVQIYRKDAGTFLIAPEHYRDEFEQYFAPVCNDQEWVIHAAREDLPCLAQLGLRPSTIFDTELAARFAGYPATKLGVLVKEFCQVSLPKQHGDADWSQTPLTDSMLEYAAQDVIYLPHLEQALVHLLDMQGKLEYANQEFAHLVATRSNPGVKKHSWLDIPQVSDKLSDLELTLTKWLWDARDCFAYDQDIAPGLVLPNKMLVPLAQSRPTTVDELLAFDGATHALTTYPYFWLETIHDALLSPFETALREQLRLPTRKSIWEWTRHNKVALRTRQNINNRVAEIAETLKIRKELILTNKVLERTIWTAFHERLDWPMEYTRPLLKQMGLREWQIDFLAPIFVAEQPEPRR; from the coding sequence ATGGAAGTGAATTTGTCCTACACCTTTGTCGATCATCCATCGCAGTTTGCCGAGGTAGCTGATCGATTAGCCGAAGGACTTGGTCCTTTTTGTATCGATACCGAACGAGCCGGCGCGTACCGCTACGATGACCGAGCATTCCTCGTACAGATCTACCGCAAAGACGCGGGAACGTTCCTCATTGCCCCTGAGCACTATCGAGACGAGTTCGAACAGTACTTTGCACCAGTCTGCAATGATCAGGAGTGGGTAATACACGCGGCGAGAGAGGATCTACCGTGTCTCGCGCAATTAGGATTACGCCCGTCCACTATTTTCGATACCGAACTTGCAGCACGATTTGCAGGCTACCCAGCAACCAAACTTGGCGTGTTGGTAAAGGAGTTTTGCCAAGTCTCACTTCCCAAGCAGCACGGCGATGCCGATTGGTCACAGACACCACTGACCGACTCAATGCTCGAGTACGCAGCGCAGGACGTTATTTACCTGCCCCACCTTGAACAGGCCTTAGTACACCTCCTCGATATGCAAGGCAAACTTGAATACGCGAATCAAGAATTTGCTCATTTGGTAGCTACGCGTTCAAACCCGGGGGTAAAGAAACATTCTTGGCTCGATATACCCCAGGTTTCGGACAAATTGTCGGATCTCGAGCTCACTTTGACGAAGTGGCTTTGGGATGCTCGCGATTGTTTTGCCTACGACCAAGACATAGCTCCGGGATTAGTACTTCCGAACAAGATGCTGGTACCACTGGCTCAGTCCCGCCCAACGACCGTTGACGAATTGCTGGCGTTTGACGGTGCAACCCATGCGCTCACCACCTATCCATACTTCTGGCTCGAGACAATCCATGATGCGCTGTTATCCCCATTTGAAACCGCACTGAGGGAACAACTTCGCTTACCTACTAGGAAAAGCATTTGGGAGTGGACAAGGCACAACAAAGTGGCGCTACGTACGCGACAAAACATAAACAATCGGGTCGCCGAAATCGCCGAGACTCTTAAGATCCGCAAAGAGCTGATTTTGACGAACAAGGTCCTCGAACGGACCATATGGACCGCCTTCCACGAACGTCTAGATTGGCCAATGGAATACACCCGTCCCCTGCTCAAGCAGATGGGACTGCGCGAATGGCAAATAGACTTCCTAGCACCTATTTTCGTGGCGGAACAGCCGGAACCTCGCCGCTAG